The Dermacentor silvarum isolate Dsil-2018 chromosome 11, BIME_Dsil_1.4, whole genome shotgun sequence region agcttcctcttgagATGGCAGCTGCCTGGCAATGATGGCACAGTAGCAGTCTACACCAAAATCTTTAACACACACAGTTTCACCCACATTGCTTTCAGTTCACTTGGGAAGTGATATGAAGTGATAACTTAATGAAgcatgatgattatgatgattcaGTTTATAAGCATGTTGGGGTGAACCTTTGCAACCCATCCTTTTTGATTTTATGTTGCTGGTTTCCGCATGAAAGAAGACAATGAGCAGTTGCCTGCCCTTGACCTTATCCTTGTTCTTCTTAGTGTTAGCTGTCTTGTGGAAACCAGTGCAGTCAATTAGAACAACTGTCTTGCCAACCAAACCCAGTTGAAGCCTTAATGAACTTTGTGTTTATATTCATTCCCTGCAGGTTGTGTTCCTAGGAATAGGTGCAGATGAGCAGCTGGGCGGCTATTCAAGGCACATGGTGAAGTACAAGTGGGTGCCTGTTTGTGCCATTGTCACTTAAAATCAGTGCTGTCACTTGTTCCAGTTTATAAGTTGTTCTCTGTGCTCCACTCGCTGCAGAAACTTTGGCTGGCAGGGTCTTGTTGATGAGATTGCCATGGAGCTCAACAGGATAGCCCACCGGAACCTCGGCAGGGATGATCGGTGAGAGGCTACGATTTTTGCCTTTGCAAAACTTTGGCTGCCCAACTGAACTCATGCATTTAAAACAGCCTGCTAGCAAATATGCTtgcttcttaagtattacaaaaACTTCTTACAggcactttctttttcttgctgtcAACGATGTGAATGACTAAAGTCTCACATTAGTTAGCATTTTACATGGCCTGTAAAAGAGCATAAAACCATTTTATGTTGCCATATTTTTATATGTGTAGTCCTCACAAATAACtgcataggacgatgttcaactCTTTCTAAACGCAGCTTGGCACTTTTTTCAGGACTAAGCAATGGTGCAGAAAAACATTTTGTTTTTCTCCACCATTATGTATGCTCAGTCATAACCACTTTCAGATGCTGTCAATTTACTTACAATGAAGTTTTATTTGTAGCACTTTTGTATACCATTCCTGCCTTCAGGGGCTGTATTATGCAAGGATTCCTTTTGTAGTCCTTTCTTTTAGCTCTTTTTCATTGGCTGGCATGGCATCAAGAGTGCTTGCACAAAGCGTTTTACTCGTAGGTAAATTTACCAAGCAGTAAGTAGGTACTCCATGCTCCTAAGGTCACACTGCACTGCGTCCAGCAGCTCCCAAGGCCAAATGCGCGTCAGGCTCTCAATGCAACCTTGTATGGATGGCTCACCCATTTGCATGGGGGCAAAATGAAGCCATCTGCCTCTATCCAGGGAGGAATAATTTCACAGAGAGGAATTTTTAACCTGCTACATTTATGTGCCATGTGCACGGCTTAAGGTCCTCCCATAGAAGTACGGCGAAAATGATGCCGTCACCTTCAAAGTGAGACCAGCATCGAAGCTCTTTGTTGCTGAAGACGTCGAATAGATCAGTACGGTCTCCAAAGACGTGTTCGCATAGCAGGCTGATACAATCAAATGGATGCACCCAGctcgagaagcagcagcagcctttTTGACAAACTGGCTCGCTCGCATCATGGTAGCAGGGCAAGCATTCCCTTTTCTGAAATTTTTTTCACTGGAGACAGGCAGGCGGTTTAGTTTTGTCTCCATTCAAATGAGCGTGCCGGAACAGTACAAAAACAACACAAGGGCGAGAACGAGACAAGGACAAGCATGCCTGACGTGCGCTTGCCTCGGGTGCTGCTGGACGCAGCGCAACGTCAAGTTAGGGACCTGGAGTGCCTTTTTACTGCTCAGTAACTTTACCCGTGGATAAAGTACTTCATGCAAGTGGCCCCGGGTCTTTGTTGTCACCAATATTGACTGCCCACTGCGACGAGTGATAACAGATTAATGGAATCGAAGGAAAAGAACCCTAAAGCAATACACTGCCAGGTGTCGCCCCATGGCATTGTCTCACCTTgtggtgtggcttcacagcagtgcACCACCCATCGCCATTAGGTCGcatgtagagtcacaatttgaaTATAATCTGAATCCCACTTTGTGCTTAACTTTAACTTTTGATCGTGAGTAAACATGCGAAAATAGGCATACTTCTTGTTAAACGGTACAACCATTTGGCAGATCTCTCAACTAAGGCAGCCTGTAATACCTGTTATTCGTACCTCTTATTCCAAGTCATAAAAATGCAAAGCCTTGAAGTTATCGCTATTGAAAGTAGTATACCTTAAAAACTTGAACTTGTCAACAAATTTGCATGAAATTGAGATGATTCTGGAGCCTTGGCAAATCAAGTTCACCAATCACTGTGAAGCTTGTAATGCACATTTATATGTACCTTTATAATGATagcaacatttatttatttagaatctgtgcactcttttgtttttgttcttatgttgttgttgtttcaagTTGTGCATTGAGTTATGTACCTATTCAAGCATTTGGGGTGCTATTTTTTGCAGCATAGTGTCCGACCATGGGCGGGAAGCCAGGTTTCCATTCCTGGATAGAGATGTTGTCAATTTTCTGAACCGGGTACCAATTTGGATGAAAGTGAGTAGGCCCATCACAATTGGCAGCTTACcactatccttgaaaagaaaagtatacaatcactgcattctactggtgctaacatatggatcTGAAACTTGGTGGATACCCAAATGGCTTGTGGAGAAGCTATAAGGATAGCAGTGCAATGACTGGTGAAATGAAGAATGATAGGCATAAAAGACGTGAAGACAGTGATGTGGATtaagagcaaacgggggtagccgatattatAGCTGACAGTAAGAGGGTGAAATGGtgttgggcaggccatgcaaaTGGCCGCCCGTCTTCATAGAGCAGATCATCATGCGTCTTCAATGATCATCCATGGTCATCATAGAACCAATTACTAGTGGTCTGTTAGAGAAACAGAATGGGTGTGAAGGGGAGGGGAACACAGTCGAAAATGGCAAAGGATTAGGCGGTGTGATGCGATCAATAATTTAGCGGTGTGATGCGATCAATAAATCTAGCATTAGTACACGTGCATTTTTGCGTTCCATTCCTGTCTGAACGCAatcgaactcgtgaccttgtgctcggcagcacaatgccacagccactacaTTTGTCTAATCCTTGTGCTTGTGGTTTCAGACATTCTTGTGCCTTTACTTGTTCCATTTAGTCTTTCTGTATTTCTAAGCAATCATATTTTGCTACGGTTACAGCTTTAAGAAGTAACCGACTAGCTGAAGAACAAGTTCTGCTGAGCCATATTTTCATAAATGCACGAACAATAAGTCTCCACGCACATGCTTAATCAATGCAAATTGTTGCACGTATAGCAAGACTGTTGAAAAGGATCTATATTGAAAAGTCGTGAAGCGTTTGatgccagaaggacgaagtttaggcaaatccatgtactacccatcattccaaTGCCTGCTGAACTGCCATGCTTGCAGAGGAGTAGGCAGCATATTTCATGCATAGGAGGCAGTGTtatggaagctacgcaagtagtACAGTCATAGATGCTTCACTTCACGCATTTCAGAGTGCAATTGTTTTTTGATATGCAACGATCTCTATGAAATAACGACTTCATATTTTACAACTACAATGAGTGGACGCAAATTTACGTCAAATATGGTATTATTCGTGTACCTTTATGCTCCCAGTGTGTGGTGATCTATGTTTCATTTGCAAGCGCATGAGATGTGCCATGGCCACAGAAACACGCCACTCCACTAGTTTACTGGTTAATAGATTCAGATCTCAGACGCCATCCACGTAATGAATACATTTTATTTTGCGACACAAAAGTACGAGACATATTACATCGAATAGTATGACACGTACCTGCATCTTTCTTTTGTATACGACGCACTATATTTCGCGGTCACGAATCTCTAGCCTTTGTTGCATTGCGTGCCAAGTATGAAATGGAATATAGCACCAGAGTTTACAATAACAGTTCTTGAAAAGTTCTATGGCTGAGCCGATTGTGCGTTGATGTGTGCAGGTGAACCCCCACCTGCCCAGAGGGATCGGAGACAAAATGCTGCTGCGCACACTAGCCGCAAGCCTAGGCCTCAGCGAGGCTGCCAGTCGACCGAAACGGGCCATGCAGTTTGGCTCACGTGTTGTGCATGCCGAAGAAGACCGGGCCAAAGGTGGAGACATCTGCAAGAAACTCATGGACGTAAGCTTATGGGTCACtggcattttattttatttttattttctgtttcataCCAATACTAATGAAACTTTACACTCCTGTTGAGTTTCCTTTTGCATTGATTTTGGATATGTAATTAGTTTTGGCGTATGTCGATTACTTCCCAAGATAATTTATATTAAGCTCTGTTTTTAAGGTCACAGTAGGAGTAAAAATTGGTGCCTATTACAAAAATTATGTCTAAGGCATGGTTAGATACCCTAAAGAGCAAGAAATGA contains the following coding sequences:
- the LOC119432609 gene encoding asparagine synthetase domain-containing protein 1-like, which encodes MVKYKNFGWQGLVDEIAMELNRIAHRNLGRDDRIVSDHGREARFPFLDRDVVNFLNRVPIWMKVNPHLPRGIGDKMLLRTLAASLGLSEAASRPKRAMQFGSRVVHAEEDRAKGGDICKKLMDIDLGSVPDSERAYWKA